In Nocardia asteroides, the following proteins share a genomic window:
- a CDS encoding glycosyltransferase family 87 protein, whose product MLFRQLEPRTARTSAEVIKFALWPFAVMTVLNRVFIKAVNGFITDDYRPVYNASFEFLNGRPVYTANFDSVDPHYLYPPSGTLLIAPVAVIEYELSRWLFIALNAAAILLAWYLLLRLFKFGLGSIAAPALLLAMFASETVTNTLVFTNVNGCLLLAELLFIHLLLQRRDLWAGVALGLSIAVKPTLAPLLLIAAARGQWKVFVTALGVPVALTAIAWPLSKDAGKFFTEVTPYLMESRDYFNSAIVGNGAYYGLPEWLTLLVRVLMAGIVAITLWLLWRYYREDELFFVTTSSGVLLTAYFLLPSLGQMYYSMMLFPFLMSVVLRNSVLRNWPAWLAIFGFMTYDKWLSDRWQSTGRTLEYLRVTFGWGLLLIVVFCVLGDRYLAARREGRLRFGIDPAWMASAPDSRDGVAAEEKQVAVTPAPDRDDPVTPEEPVGDREPALK is encoded by the coding sequence GTGTTGTTCCGACAGCTCGAGCCCCGTACCGCTCGCACCTCCGCCGAGGTGATCAAGTTCGCACTCTGGCCCTTCGCGGTCATGACCGTGCTGAACCGCGTCTTCATCAAGGCGGTCAACGGTTTCATCACCGACGACTACCGGCCGGTCTACAACGCCTCGTTCGAGTTCCTGAACGGCAGGCCCGTCTACACGGCCAACTTCGACTCCGTCGATCCGCACTATCTGTATCCGCCCAGCGGAACATTGCTGATCGCACCGGTCGCGGTGATCGAGTACGAGTTGTCGCGATGGTTGTTCATCGCGCTCAACGCCGCCGCCATCCTGCTCGCCTGGTACCTGCTGCTGCGGCTGTTCAAGTTCGGGCTCGGCTCGATCGCCGCGCCCGCGCTGCTGCTGGCGATGTTCGCCTCCGAGACGGTGACCAACACGCTGGTGTTCACCAACGTCAACGGCTGCCTGCTGCTGGCCGAGCTGCTGTTCATCCACCTGCTGCTGCAACGGCGTGACCTGTGGGCCGGTGTCGCGCTCGGGTTGAGTATCGCGGTCAAACCGACCTTGGCGCCGTTGCTGCTGATCGCGGCGGCGCGCGGGCAGTGGAAGGTGTTCGTCACCGCGCTGGGTGTGCCGGTGGCGCTCACCGCGATCGCCTGGCCGCTGTCCAAGGACGCGGGCAAGTTCTTCACCGAGGTCACGCCGTATCTGATGGAGTCGCGCGACTACTTCAACAGCGCGATCGTCGGCAACGGCGCCTACTACGGCCTGCCCGAATGGCTGACCCTGCTGGTGCGGGTGCTGATGGCGGGCATCGTCGCGATCACCCTGTGGCTGCTGTGGCGCTACTACCGCGAGGACGAGCTGTTCTTCGTCACCACGTCCTCGGGCGTGCTGCTCACCGCGTACTTCCTGCTGCCCTCGCTGGGCCAGATGTACTACTCGATGATGCTGTTCCCGTTCCTGATGTCGGTGGTGCTGCGCAATTCCGTGCTGCGCAACTGGCCCGCGTGGCTGGCGATCTTCGGGTTCATGACCTACGACAAGTGGCTCTCGGACCGCTGGCAGAGCACCGGGCGCACGCTCGAGTACCTGCGGGTGACCTTCGGCTGGGGGCTGCTGCTGATCGTGGTGTTCTGCGTGCTCGGCGACCGCTACCTGGCGGCCCGGCGCGAGGGCAGGCTGCGGTTCGGGATCGACCCGGCGTGGATGGCGAGCGCCCCGGACTCGCGCGACGGTGTCGCGGCCGAGGAGAAGCAGGTCGCGGTCACGCCCGCGCCGGATCGCGACGACCCGGTCACCCCGGAGGAACCGGTCGGCGACCGTGAGCCCGCGCTGAAATAG
- the msrB gene encoding peptide-methionine (R)-S-oxide reductase MsrB, whose amino-acid sequence MSSDTSLPTPRIQLTPQQWRAKLDPQEYAVLREAATERPFVGEYTDTKTEGVYTCRACDAELFRSTEKFDSHCGWPSFFDPADSDAVILRADDSLGMRRVEVLCANCHSHLGHVFEGEGYATPTDQRYCINSIALRLQPTTPEESA is encoded by the coding sequence ATGAGTTCCGATACTTCGTTGCCCACGCCGCGCATCCAGCTGACGCCGCAGCAGTGGCGGGCGAAACTGGATCCGCAGGAGTACGCCGTCCTGCGCGAGGCCGCCACCGAGCGCCCGTTCGTCGGCGAATACACCGACACCAAGACCGAGGGCGTCTACACCTGCCGCGCCTGCGACGCCGAATTGTTCCGCAGCACCGAGAAATTCGATTCGCACTGCGGCTGGCCGTCGTTCTTCGATCCCGCCGATTCCGACGCGGTGATCCTGCGCGCCGACGATTCGCTCGGCATGCGCCGGGTGGAGGTGCTGTGCGCGAACTGCCACAGCCATCTCGGCCATGTCTTCGAGGGCGAGGGCTACGCCACCCCCACCGACCAGCGCTACTGCATCAACTCCATCGCCCTGCGCCTGCAGCCGACGACACCGGAGGAATCTGCCTGA
- the hemQ gene encoding hydrogen peroxide-dependent heme synthase, translating to MARLDYQALNSTIRYLMFSVFQVQPGVLGEDRAGAIKEARAFFDGLADKGVVLRGIYDVAGLRADADFMLWTHAERVEDLQAAYADFRRTTELGRASAPVWSNVAVHRPAEFNKSHIPAFLAGEDAGNYICVYPFVRSYEWYLLPDEERRKMLADHGKAARGYPDVRANTVSSMALGDYEWILAFEAPELHRIVDLMRDLRATEARLHVREEIPFFTGPRVEIEQLVTALP from the coding sequence AGGCTCTCAACTCCACCATCCGCTACCTGATGTTCTCGGTGTTCCAGGTGCAGCCGGGTGTGCTCGGCGAGGACCGAGCCGGTGCGATCAAGGAGGCGCGGGCGTTCTTCGACGGCCTCGCCGACAAGGGCGTGGTGCTGCGCGGAATCTACGACGTGGCGGGCCTGCGCGCCGACGCCGACTTCATGCTCTGGACCCACGCCGAACGCGTGGAGGACCTGCAGGCCGCCTACGCCGACTTCCGCCGCACGACCGAGCTCGGCCGGGCCAGCGCCCCGGTGTGGAGCAATGTGGCCGTGCACCGGCCCGCCGAATTCAACAAGAGCCACATCCCGGCGTTCCTGGCCGGCGAGGACGCGGGCAACTACATCTGCGTGTACCCCTTCGTGCGGTCCTACGAGTGGTACCTGCTGCCCGACGAGGAACGGCGCAAGATGCTCGCCGACCACGGCAAGGCCGCCCGCGGCTACCCGGACGTCCGTGCCAACACCGTCAGCTCGATGGCACTGGGCGACTACGAGTGGATCCTCGCCTTCGAGGCGCCGGAACTGCACCGCATCGTCGACCTCATGCGTGACCTGCGCGCCACCGAGGCCCGCCTGCACGTGCGCGAGGAGATCCCGTTCTTCACCGGCCCGCGCGTGGAGATCGAACAGCTCGTCACCGCGCTGCCGTGA